GGGTCTGCCAACCCTGCCCCGTGCCGGCGTCGAACGCGAACGCATACGTGCCGGCGTCGCCGGCGATCTTCAGACGCAGCGACGTGGACGCGTCCACTTCGCGGCTGGCAACGGTCCTGGTCGCGCCCTTGCCCGCGCGCGCTTCGAGAAACACCACCACGCGATCGCGGCCGAGACTGCGCACGCCGAGGAAGTACCACCAGTCCTCGTTCTGGAACGCCGCCAGCCCGGCCGCCACGCCCGCTTCGGGGCGCGTCATTGCGGTGCTGGCCTCGAACCGCAGGTGTTGCTGGCGGCGCCCCAGGAACGCGGGGTTGCGCAAAGTGTCCAGGTTCTCCGGCAGCGGATGCACGGCCAGGCTGCCCGGACGCGTGCGCAGGTCCGCCCAGTCCTGCCTGGGCATGCGCACGCGCAACCAGCCGCGACCAAGTGTCGGTGCGTCGAAGTCGTCGCGCTCGGCGAAGTTGCCGGTGGACGGCGCCTGCGACGCCTCACCCTGCATCCACGACGGGGCCTTGACCGCATACGGGATGGCCTGCCCGGCGGGCAGGATCACCGGCCAGCCGTCGCGCCACTGCACCGGCAGCAGGTAGGTCTCGCGGCCGGTGTTGTAGTGGCGCACGTCGTAGGTGCGGCTGGCCAGGAACACCGCCCACCAGGAACCGTCCAGCCCTTCCACCAGGTCCGCATGCCCGGCATTGGCGATCGGCAGCGGCCGAGCGTCGGGCAGGTCACGCTGGGTGAGGATGGGATTGCCCGCATACGGCTGGTAAGGCCCCCAGACCTCGCGGCTGCGCAGCACCACCTGCGAGTGCTGCGGCCCGGTTCCGCCCTCGGCGTCGGACAGGTAGTACCAGCCGTCGCGTCGATACAGATGCGGCCCCTCGATCCAGATCGGATTCTTTGCCGGCTCCACGCCGCCGTCGATCAACACCTTGCGCGGCCCCACCGGGGTGAAGCTCGCCAGGTCGAGCTGCTGCATCCAGATCGCGCGGTGGCCCTCGTAGCGCGGCGGGCCGGGCGGCGCATCGTTATTGAGCAGGTAGACACGGCCGTCGGCATCGAAGAACAGCGATGGATCGATGCCACCGATGCCCGGCAGCCAGTGCGGGTCCGACCAGGGGCCTGCGGGATCGCGCGCGGTGGCGATGAAGTTGCCGCCGCTGTCCACGGTGGTGGTGACCACGTAGAACACCCCGTCGTGATAGGAAATGGCCGGCGCGAAGATGCCGCGCGACACGCTCAGGCCATCGAACTCCAGTTGCTCCGGCCGCTCGATCACGTTGCCGATCTGCGTCCAGTGCACCAGGTCGACGCTCTCGAACACCGGAATGCCCGGGAAGTAGGTGAAGCTGGAATTGACCAGATAGAACCGCCCGTTCGCGCGAACAATGC
This genomic stretch from Xanthomonas sacchari harbors:
- a CDS encoding glycoside hydrolase family 43 protein, producing the protein MRALIAMAVLLLSAALQPLWAAPAPPVYFDWFDYAGRDAAFAAPLPAGHYRNPILAGFHADPSIVRANGRFYLVNSSFTYFPGIPVFESVDLVHWTQIGNVIERPEQLEFDGLSVSRGIFAPAISYHDGVFYVVTTTVDSGGNFIATARDPAGPWSDPHWLPGIGGIDPSLFFDADGRVYLLNNDAPPGPPRYEGHRAIWMQQLDLASFTPVGPRKVLIDGGVEPAKNPIWIEGPHLYRRDGWYYLSDAEGGTGPQHSQVVLRSREVWGPYQPYAGNPILTQRDLPDARPLPIANAGHADLVEGLDGSWWAVFLASRTYDVRHYNTGRETYLLPVQWRDGWPVILPAGQAIPYAVKAPSWMQGEASQAPSTGNFAERDDFDAPTLGRGWLRVRMPRQDWADLRTRPGSLAVHPLPENLDTLRNPAFLGRRQQHLRFEASTAMTRPEAGVAAGLAAFQNEDWWYFLGVRSLGRDRVVVFLEARAGKGATRTVASREVDASTSLRLKIAGDAGTYAFAFDAGTGQGWQTLADDVDGTVLSTDHAGGFVGALLGPFARDERAPRSKR